One Acinetobacter pullicarnis genomic region harbors:
- a CDS encoding hydroxymethylglutaryl-CoA lyase has product MSQASRADQVKIVEVGPRDGLQNEKQPISFEQRKDFILDLMQTGLKNIEVGSCVSAKWVPQMARSDELFAALPQQPDIHLSLLTPNIKGFDAALAVGCKEVAVFTAASESFTQKNINCSIAESLDKFAEIMHKAKQYNVKVRGYVSCMVDCPYEGAIDPRQVAKVSKQLFDMGCYEISLGDTIGTATPDRVKQVWQACLSEMDSQFLAGHFHNTYGMAVANTYQSLEQGIRIFDASLAGLGGCPYAKGASGNVATEDLYYLLSRMGLATGIDEAALMRASQNISAVLQRKNPSNFAQAYAQQC; this is encoded by the coding sequence ATGAGTCAAGCATCACGTGCAGATCAAGTCAAAATCGTTGAAGTTGGCCCACGCGATGGTTTGCAAAATGAAAAGCAACCCATCAGCTTTGAACAACGCAAAGACTTTATTTTAGACCTCATGCAAACGGGGCTTAAAAATATTGAAGTCGGTTCTTGCGTCTCGGCCAAATGGGTTCCGCAAATGGCGCGCAGTGATGAACTTTTTGCGGCACTGCCCCAACAGCCAGATATTCACTTGAGTCTGCTCACTCCGAATATCAAAGGTTTTGATGCAGCATTGGCCGTAGGCTGTAAAGAGGTGGCGGTGTTTACCGCTGCTTCTGAAAGCTTTACCCAGAAAAATATCAATTGCTCGATTGCGGAAAGCTTAGACAAGTTTGCTGAGATCATGCACAAAGCCAAACAATACAATGTCAAAGTCCGCGGCTATGTTTCTTGTATGGTCGACTGTCCCTATGAAGGCGCAATTGACCCTCGACAAGTAGCCAAGGTCTCCAAGCAACTGTTTGACATGGGCTGCTATGAAATTTCACTGGGCGACACCATTGGTACAGCAACGCCAGATCGGGTTAAACAAGTCTGGCAAGCCTGTTTGAGCGAAATGGACAGTCAATTTTTGGCAGGACATTTTCACAATACTTATGGGATGGCGGTCGCCAACACCTATCAGTCGTTAGAGCAAGGCATTCGTATTTTTGATGCTTCCCTTGCCGGCTTAGGCGGTTGTCCTTATGCCAAAGGTGCATCAGGCAATGTCGCAACCGAAGACTTATATTATTTATTGTCGCGGATGGGACTTGCAACTGGTATCGATGAAGCTGCGTTAATGCGCGCCAGTCAAAATATCAGTGCAGTATTACAACGCAAAAATCCGTCTAATTTCGCCCAAGCCTATGCGCAACAGTGCTAG
- a CDS encoding universal stress protein: MSYQHILVAIDDSPLTATAIQHASDLAQVFSSQITLVGVVAIDPFFGVDFYKVVPSMTQHFFDAERRAQNLLQQYQQQLLAEGLHVHYKLLHELQTSNAIIQYATHIGADLIIIATHQRSGLSKYILGTVAKTVLNLSFIPVLIVK, translated from the coding sequence ATGAGCTATCAACATATTCTGGTTGCGATTGATGACTCCCCTCTTACAGCCACTGCCATTCAACATGCCAGCGACTTGGCACAAGTCTTTTCTAGCCAAATAACGCTGGTAGGTGTAGTTGCCATTGATCCTTTTTTCGGGGTTGATTTCTATAAAGTTGTACCGAGCATGACCCAGCATTTTTTTGATGCCGAACGACGTGCACAAAATTTACTTCAGCAGTATCAACAGCAGTTATTGGCAGAAGGGCTGCACGTGCACTATAAGCTACTGCACGAATTGCAAACCAGTAATGCAATTATTCAATATGCCACCCATATTGGCGCCGATCTGATCATCATTGCGACACATCAGCGCTCAGGATTGAGTAAATATATTTTAGGAACTGTTGCAAAAACGGT